A genome region from Manis javanica isolate MJ-LG chromosome 3, MJ_LKY, whole genome shotgun sequence includes the following:
- the LOC108400765 gene encoding uncharacterized protein — translation MKHSPGQELGPPRHPADSEQQGRSLTDSPIWAPVPLLSQDLGFDKSRQNMKIQSKLTGHMSKEATRMKVNKSTSSCRLQRLQRTSRNEQTVRTGWLLAFSIPRACKAAVEMNEHTNDQILTQRTNSFWCSINILFFSGEEKRPPGISLKPLPYSRPGAETLRWQRPSFWPCSSVSTAHGTAEQDRRDTGLSDLTMSHSTRSGHLPPFGL, via the exons ATGAAACACTCCCCTGGCCAGGAACTGGGACCGCCACGTCACCCTGCAGACTCAGAGCAGCAAGGCC GAAGCCTCACTGATTCACCCATCTGGGCACCTGTTCCACTTCTCAGTCAAGACCTG GGTTTTGACAAGTCCAGGCAGAACATGAAGATACAATCCAAACTTACGGGCCATATGAGTAAAGAAGCTACCAGAATGAAAGTCAACAAAAGCACAAGCAGCTGCAGACTTCAAAGACTTCAAAGAACTTCAAGAAATGAACAG ACTGTAAGGACGGGATGGCTCCTTGCTTTCTCCATTCCCAGGGCCTGCAAAGCTGCTGTTGAGATGAATGAACACACCAATGACCAAATCCTTACCCAGCGGACGAATTCCTTTTGGTGCAGCATAAACATACTGTTCTTCAGTGGTGAGGAAAAGCGGCCACCTGGAATCTCCCTAAAACCCCTCCCATACTCCAGGCCTG GAGCTGAAACCCTGAGGTGGCAGAGACCCAGCTTTTGGCCATGCAGCTCTGTCAGCACAGCACACGGAACAGCAGAACAAGACAGAAGGGACACAGGCCTGAGTGATTTGACAATGAGCCACTCCACCAGATCGGGCCACCTTCCTCCCTTTGGACTGTAA